In Oceanibaculum nanhaiense, the following proteins share a genomic window:
- the mreD gene encoding rod shape-determining protein MreD, with protein MKLSLAQRLDLWARRLIPVVLTLLLLLLGTVPLGVPYLGSVAPAYTLMAVFYWAVYRPDLLPLGMVFVIGVLEDALSGLPLGVGALALLFVYGTALGQRRAFLKRPFYIAWIGFAVLAAMAALLIWLLITVLNGAMVGLQPAMFQYAITVALFPCLAILFVAAHRHIQR; from the coding sequence ATGAAGCTCTCGCTTGCCCAACGGCTGGACCTTTGGGCACGACGGCTGATCCCTGTTGTGCTGACGCTGCTGCTGTTGCTGCTGGGCACCGTGCCGCTGGGCGTCCCCTATCTCGGCAGCGTGGCGCCGGCCTATACGCTGATGGCGGTGTTCTACTGGGCGGTGTACCGTCCTGACCTGTTGCCGCTGGGCATGGTGTTCGTGATCGGCGTGCTGGAAGACGCGCTGTCCGGGCTGCCGCTGGGGGTGGGCGCGCTGGCCCTGCTGTTCGTGTATGGCACGGCGCTGGGGCAAAGGCGCGCCTTCCTGAAGCGCCCGTTCTACATCGCCTGGATCGGCTTCGCCGTGCTGGCGGCAATGGCGGCGCTGCTGATCTGGCTGCTGATCACCGTGCTGAACGGCGCCATGGTCGGCCTGCAGCCGGCGATGTTCCAGTACGCCATTACCGTGGCGCTGTTCCCGTGCCTGGCGATCCTCTTCGTCGCCGCGCACCGCCACATCCAGCGTTAG
- the mreC gene encoding rod shape-determining protein MreC has protein sequence MARRSGSFTTITEPFRSFWHRFSYGLLIAAAFGLLVLGKADIVLVERTRTAIVDATAPILDVLSRPAATVSDLLQQFRELRDLRTENARLREENARLQQWQQAARLLEAENRSLRALTGYIPDPAASYVTGRVIGDSGGPFVRSVLVNVGSRDGIEKGQAAMTGQGLAGRIAEVGYQHARALLITDLNSRIPVIVENSRDRAILAGDNTVRPKLLYLDSNAKVSPGDRIVTSGHAGALPPGLPVGIVISVSDYEVRVKPFVEWHKIEYLRLVDFHLPAAAGGETVRQEAQQSPGRR, from the coding sequence GTGGCGCGTCGATCCGGTTCGTTCACCACCATCACCGAACCGTTCCGCAGCTTCTGGCATCGCTTTTCCTATGGGCTGCTGATCGCTGCCGCCTTCGGCCTGCTGGTGCTGGGAAAGGCCGATATCGTGCTGGTGGAGCGCACGCGCACGGCCATCGTCGATGCCACCGCGCCGATCCTCGACGTGCTGTCCCGGCCGGCCGCCACGGTATCCGATCTTCTCCAGCAATTCCGGGAACTGCGTGACCTGCGCACCGAAAATGCCCGGCTGCGCGAGGAGAATGCCCGGCTGCAGCAATGGCAACAGGCCGCCCGGCTGCTGGAGGCGGAGAACCGGTCGCTGCGGGCGCTCACCGGCTATATTCCCGATCCGGCGGCAAGCTATGTCACCGGGCGGGTGATCGGCGACAGCGGCGGTCCCTTCGTGCGCAGCGTGCTGGTGAATGTGGGGTCGCGCGACGGCATCGAGAAAGGCCAGGCGGCCATGACCGGCCAGGGGCTGGCCGGCCGCATCGCGGAGGTCGGCTATCAGCACGCAAGGGCGCTACTGATCACCGACCTGAACTCGCGCATCCCGGTGATCGTTGAGAATTCCCGCGACCGTGCGATCCTGGCCGGCGACAACACGGTGCGCCCGAAGCTGCTGTATCTCGACAGCAACGCCAAGGTGTCGCCCGGCGACCGTATCGTGACCTCCGGCCATGCCGGCGCGCTGCCGCCGGGCCTGCCGGTCGGCATCGTGATCTCGGTCAGCGACTATGAGGTCCGGGTGAAGCCCTTCGTCGAGTGGCACAAGATCGAATATCTGCGCCTTGTCGATTTCCATCTGCCCGCAGCGGCGGGCGGCGAAACCGTCCGGCAGGAAGCGCAGCAAAGTCCGGGGCGGCGATGA
- a CDS encoding rod shape-determining protein: MFANLLGMLSADMAIDLGTANTLVYVKGRGIVLNEPSVVAIANVKGKKQVLAVGEEAKQMLGRTPGNIQAIRPLRDGVIADFEIAEEMIKHFIRKVHNRRSFASPQVIICVPSGSTAVERRAIQESAESAGARRVFLIEEPMAAAIGAGLPVTEPTGSMVVDIGGGTTEVAVLSLGGIVYSRSVRVGGDKMDEAIIAYIRRHHNLLVGEGSAERIKKEIGSACPPEDGEGKTMEIKGRDLMNGVPKELVISQRQIAESLAEPVSAIIEAVKVALEHTAPELAADIVDKGIVLTGGGGLLNNLDLVLRHATGLPVSIADDPLTCVALGTGRCLEEMKVLKNVLIGSY, translated from the coding sequence ATGTTCGCGAACCTCCTTGGCATGCTGTCCGCCGATATGGCGATTGACCTCGGCACGGCGAATACGCTGGTCTATGTGAAAGGCCGGGGCATCGTGCTCAACGAGCCCTCGGTGGTCGCCATTGCCAATGTGAAGGGCAAGAAGCAGGTGCTGGCAGTCGGCGAGGAGGCGAAGCAGATGCTGGGCCGCACGCCGGGCAACATCCAGGCGATCCGCCCCTTGCGCGACGGCGTCATCGCCGATTTCGAGATCGCCGAGGAGATGATCAAGCACTTCATCCGCAAGGTGCATAACCGGCGCAGCTTCGCCAGCCCGCAGGTCATCATCTGCGTGCCGTCCGGCTCCACCGCCGTGGAACGCCGCGCCATCCAGGAATCGGCGGAAAGCGCCGGCGCGCGCCGGGTGTTCCTGATCGAGGAGCCGATGGCCGCGGCGATCGGCGCCGGCCTGCCGGTGACCGAGCCGACCGGCTCCATGGTCGTCGATATCGGCGGCGGCACGACCGAGGTCGCGGTGCTGTCGCTGGGCGGCATCGTCTATTCGCGCAGCGTGCGCGTCGGCGGCGACAAGATGGACGAGGCGATCATCGCCTATATCCGCCGCCACCATAATCTGCTGGTCGGCGAGGGTTCCGCCGAGCGCATCAAGAAGGAAATCGGCTCCGCCTGCCCGCCCGAGGATGGCGAGGGCAAGACCATGGAGATCAAGGGCCGCGACCTGATGAACGGCGTGCCGAAGGAGCTGGTCATCAGCCAGCGCCAGATCGCCGAGAGCCTGGCCGAGCCGGTCTCCGCCATCATCGAGGCGGTGAAGGTGGCGCTGGAGCACACCGCGCCGGAACTGGCGGCCGACATCGTCGATAAGGGCATCGTGCTGACCGGTGGCGGCGGGTTGCTGAACAATCTGGACCTGGTGCTGCGCCATGCCACCGGCCTGCCGGTTTCCATCGCCGACGACCCGCTGACCTGCGTGGCGCTCGGCACCGGGCGCTGCCTGGAGGAAATGAAGGTCCTGAAAAACGTCCTTATCGGGTCCTATTAA
- a CDS encoding 2-isopropylmalate synthase, which yields MNTTNTASDKNRVIIFDTTLRDGEQSPGASMNLEEKLQIATLLEEMGVDVIEAGFPIASNGDFEAVHEIAKRVKNSVVAGLARAGLKDIERAAEALKPAARPRIHTFLSTSPLHMKYKLRMEPDAVHQAVVDSVTHARRFTDDVEWSCEDGSRTEHDFMCRCVESAIKAGARTINVPDTVGYTVPDEYAALITMLLNRVPNIDKAILSVHCHNDLGLAVANSLAAVSAGARQVECTVNGLGERAGNAAMEEIVMALRTRNDVMPFHTGIDTTMITRASKLVSAITGFSVQPNKAIVGANAFAHESGIHQDGMLKNAQTYEIMTPESVGLNKSNIVMGKHSGRNAFRTKLKELGFELGDNALNDAFNRFKDLADKKKTVFDEDIVALVDDEMTRANDYIRFVSLQVACGSKGPQTAALELTVNGAPMSTTCEGNGPVDAAFNAMRALFPHEATLQLYQVHAVTEGTDAQAKVTVRLEESGKTVNGQSADSDTIVASVKAYIHALNKLLTKREKRAPEALSA from the coding sequence ATGAACACCACCAATACTGCCAGCGACAAGAACCGCGTCATCATCTTCGACACCACCCTGCGCGACGGCGAGCAATCGCCCGGCGCCTCGATGAATCTCGAAGAGAAGCTGCAGATCGCCACCCTGCTGGAAGAGATGGGCGTCGATGTGATTGAGGCCGGCTTCCCGATCGCCTCCAACGGCGATTTCGAGGCGGTGCACGAGATCGCCAAGCGGGTGAAGAATTCCGTCGTCGCCGGCCTCGCCCGCGCCGGGCTGAAGGATATCGAGCGCGCCGCCGAGGCGCTGAAGCCGGCCGCGCGGCCGCGCATCCACACCTTCCTCTCCACCAGCCCGCTGCACATGAAGTACAAGCTGCGGATGGAGCCGGACGCCGTGCACCAGGCCGTGGTGGACAGCGTGACCCATGCGCGGCGCTTCACCGACGATGTGGAGTGGAGCTGCGAGGATGGCAGCCGCACCGAGCATGATTTCATGTGCCGCTGCGTCGAAAGCGCGATCAAGGCCGGTGCCCGCACCATCAATGTGCCCGATACCGTCGGCTATACCGTGCCGGACGAGTACGCCGCGCTGATCACCATGCTGCTGAACCGGGTGCCGAACATCGACAAGGCGATCCTGTCGGTGCATTGCCACAATGATCTGGGCCTCGCCGTCGCCAATTCGCTGGCCGCTGTCTCGGCCGGCGCGCGGCAGGTCGAATGCACGGTGAACGGGCTGGGCGAGCGCGCCGGCAACGCGGCGATGGAAGAGATCGTCATGGCGCTGCGCACGCGCAACGATGTCATGCCGTTCCACACCGGCATCGACACCACGATGATCACCCGCGCCTCCAAGCTGGTCTCCGCCATCACCGGTTTCTCGGTGCAGCCGAACAAGGCCATTGTCGGCGCCAACGCCTTCGCGCATGAAAGCGGCATCCACCAGGACGGCATGCTGAAGAACGCGCAGACCTACGAGATCATGACGCCGGAATCGGTCGGGCTGAACAAGTCCAACATCGTCATGGGCAAGCATTCCGGGCGCAACGCCTTCCGCACCAAGCTGAAGGAGCTGGGCTTCGAGCTGGGCGACAACGCGCTGAACGACGCCTTCAACCGCTTCAAGGATCTGGCGGACAAGAAGAAGACGGTGTTCGACGAGGATATCGTGGCCCTGGTCGATGACGAGATGACCCGCGCCAACGATTATATCCGCTTCGTCTCGCTGCAGGTTGCCTGCGGCTCCAAGGGGCCGCAGACCGCGGCGCTGGAGCTGACGGTGAACGGCGCGCCGATGAGCACCACCTGCGAGGGCAATGGCCCGGTGGACGCCGCCTTCAACGCAATGCGCGCGCTGTTCCCGCACGAGGCGACGCTGCAGCTCTACCAGGTGCATGCCGTGACCGAGGGCACCGACGCCCAGGCGAAGGTCACCGTGCGGCTGGAAGAGAGCGGAAAAACGGTGAACGGCCAGAGCGCGGATAGCGATACCATCGTTGCGTCCGTAAAGGCGTATATACATGCACTCAATAAATTGCTGACGAAGCGCGAGAAGCGGGCGCCGGAGGCGCTTTCGGCTTGA
- the yddG gene encoding aromatic amino acid exporter YddG: protein MTSTVKATLIGGTAVLMWATLALFTTLTGKVPPFLLVALAFAVASAMIAVKWAYYRQNPLAYLRQAWPVWLLGVGGLFGYHFFYFLALRNAPPVEAGLIAYLWPLLIVIFSALLPGERLRWWHLAGALAGLAGAALLVTNGGAVAFRADYALGYLAALACAFTWSGYSVLSRFVKSVPTDTVGGFCAASAVLGLVCHLIFEDTVLPGSALEWLAVLGLGLGPVGLAFFTWDHGVKHGDIKALGAASYAAPLLSTILLVLFGMGAPSWVLAAACVLIVGGAVLAAKDMFARESVLPDITEKP from the coding sequence ATGACATCTACCGTGAAGGCCACCCTGATTGGCGGCACGGCGGTGTTGATGTGGGCGACGCTGGCGCTGTTCACCACGCTGACCGGCAAGGTGCCGCCCTTCCTGCTGGTGGCGCTGGCCTTCGCCGTGGCCAGCGCGATGATCGCCGTGAAATGGGCGTACTACCGGCAGAATCCGCTCGCCTATCTGCGGCAGGCCTGGCCGGTCTGGCTGCTGGGGGTCGGCGGGCTGTTCGGCTACCATTTCTTCTACTTCCTGGCGCTGCGCAACGCGCCGCCGGTGGAAGCCGGGCTGATCGCCTATCTGTGGCCGCTGCTGATCGTGATCTTCTCTGCGCTGCTGCCGGGTGAGAGGCTGCGCTGGTGGCATCTGGCCGGTGCGCTGGCCGGTCTTGCGGGTGCGGCACTGCTGGTGACCAATGGCGGCGCGGTCGCCTTCCGCGCGGACTACGCGCTGGGCTATCTGGCGGCGCTGGCTTGTGCCTTCACTTGGTCCGGCTATTCGGTGCTGAGCCGCTTCGTGAAATCTGTGCCGACCGACACGGTGGGCGGGTTCTGCGCCGCGTCGGCCGTGCTGGGACTGGTCTGCCACCTGATCTTCGAGGACACCGTGCTGCCCGGATCGGCGCTGGAATGGCTGGCCGTGCTGGGGCTGGGGCTGGGACCGGTGGGGCTGGCCTTCTTCACCTGGGACCATGGCGTGAAGCACGGCGACATCAAGGCGCTGGGGGCGGCCAGCTATGCAGCCCCCCTGCTCTCCACCATCCTGCTGGTGCTGTTCGGCATGGGCGCGCCAAGCTGGGTGCTGGCGGCGGCCTGCGTGCTGATCGTCGGCGGCGCGGTGCTGGCGGCGAAGGATATGTTTGCCCGCGAGTCCGTCCTGCCGGATATCACGGAAAAACCATAA
- a CDS encoding MFS transporter: MQPSPPAAPPAGPPARPFPLWWLVLATTATQAFASMSTMSPSTVAPALGASLDLPTSLIGYLVTMIYAGAIATSMIGGAVVRRLGGCRASQLALALCATGILLVAGGWLPALALGAFVMGLGYGFTNPAASHLLSRFATGPRINLIFSIKQTGVPWGGMLAGLLIPSAALAVGWQGGISLVALFCLVLMLLLQLSRRHWDDDRDPGIRLFTSPLAAIALVWRSKGLRLISLAAMTLSFSQLCFTTFLVALLVEELSYTLVAAGLVLSLSQVVSVAARLLWGWMADRLGDSLKVLKLLIGLLILAAATVPMLAPDWPVAAIYGVFMLIGATAVGWNGVYMAAVARLAPAGQIGAATGGSLVLTFAGVVGGPAAFAASTGLTGGYAASYVLIVLAGLAGLVCIILAQRHLRAHLRTGDPA, from the coding sequence ATGCAGCCCTCCCCTCCCGCCGCCCCTCCTGCTGGCCCTCCCGCGCGCCCCTTCCCGCTCTGGTGGCTGGTGCTCGCCACCACGGCGACGCAGGCCTTCGCCTCGATGAGCACGATGTCGCCCTCGACCGTGGCGCCGGCGCTGGGCGCGTCGCTGGACCTGCCGACCTCGCTGATCGGCTATCTGGTGACGATGATCTATGCCGGCGCCATCGCCACCTCGATGATCGGCGGCGCGGTGGTCAGGCGGCTGGGCGGTTGCCGGGCCAGCCAGCTGGCGCTGGCGCTGTGCGCCACCGGCATTCTGCTGGTCGCCGGCGGCTGGCTGCCGGCGCTGGCGCTGGGCGCCTTCGTGATGGGGCTGGGCTATGGCTTCACCAACCCGGCCGCCTCGCACCTGCTGTCGCGCTTCGCCACCGGCCCGCGCATCAACCTGATCTTCTCGATCAAGCAGACCGGCGTGCCCTGGGGCGGCATGCTGGCCGGGCTGCTGATCCCCTCCGCGGCGCTGGCGGTCGGCTGGCAGGGCGGGATTTCGCTGGTCGCACTGTTCTGCCTTGTCCTCATGCTGCTGCTGCAGCTCTCGCGCCGGCATTGGGACGATGACCGCGACCCCGGCATCCGGCTGTTCACCTCGCCGCTGGCGGCCATCGCGCTGGTCTGGCGCTCGAAGGGCCTGCGGCTGATCTCGCTGGCGGCGATGACGCTGTCCTTCTCGCAGCTCTGCTTCACCACCTTCCTGGTGGCGCTGCTGGTGGAGGAACTGTCCTATACGCTGGTCGCCGCCGGGCTGGTGCTGTCGCTGTCGCAGGTGGTCAGCGTCGCTGCCCGTCTGCTGTGGGGCTGGATGGCCGACCGGCTGGGCGACAGCCTGAAGGTGCTGAAGCTGCTGATCGGCCTGCTGATCCTGGCCGCCGCGACAGTGCCGATGCTGGCCCCCGACTGGCCGGTCGCCGCGATCTATGGCGTGTTCATGCTGATCGGCGCGACGGCGGTGGGCTGGAACGGCGTCTATATGGCGGCGGTCGCGCGGCTCGCCCCGGCCGGCCAGATCGGCGCCGCCACCGGCGGCTCGCTGGTGCTGACCTTTGCCGGCGTGGTCGGCGGCCCGGCCGCCTTCGCCGCCAGCACCGGCCTGACCGGCGGCTATGCCGCCTCCTATGTGCTGATCGTGCTGGCCGGGCTGGCGGGCCTGGTCTGCATCATCCTGGCGCAACGCCATCTGCGCGCCCATCTGCGGACGGGAGACCCGGCATGA
- a CDS encoding DUF1013 domain-containing protein, with translation MAELLMPKATAVWLVENTALSFEQIAAFCGLHPLEVQAIADGEVATGMQGLDPVANGQLSWAEIERCTKDTKARLEASARTVEVPEQKRKGPKYTPISKRQDKPDAIAYLLRYHPELSDAQIGKLLGTTKPTIQAIRDKSHWNSSSIRAQHPVQLGLCTMKDMNAALIAARAKRPELVIKPAVEETPAAADATTAAEPAPAEKSLTDVFGISSGSDSGDDSDGRYDS, from the coding sequence ATGGCCGAATTGTTGATGCCGAAGGCAACTGCCGTCTGGCTGGTCGAGAACACTGCGCTCAGCTTCGAGCAGATTGCCGCTTTCTGCGGGCTGCATCCGCTGGAGGTTCAGGCGATCGCCGATGGCGAGGTCGCGACCGGCATGCAGGGCCTCGACCCCGTCGCCAACGGCCAGCTGAGCTGGGCCGAGATCGAACGCTGCACCAAGGACACCAAGGCGCGGCTCGAAGCATCGGCCCGCACCGTCGAAGTGCCGGAGCAGAAGCGCAAGGGGCCGAAATACACGCCGATCTCCAAGCGTCAGGACAAGCCCGACGCCATCGCCTATCTGCTGCGCTACCACCCCGAACTGTCGGACGCGCAGATCGGCAAGCTCTTGGGCACTACCAAGCCGACCATCCAGGCAATACGCGACAAGAGCCACTGGAACTCGTCCAGCATCCGCGCGCAGCATCCGGTGCAGCTCGGCCTGTGCACCATGAAGGACATGAACGCCGCGCTGATCGCCGCGCGCGCCAAGCGTCCGGAACTGGTCATCAAGCCGGCCGTCGAGGAAACCCCTGCCGCCGCTGACGCGACCACGGCAGCGGAACCCGCGCCAGCCGAGAAATCGCTGACCGACGTCTTCGGCATCAGCAGCGGCAGCGACAGCGGTGACGACAGCGACGGGCGCTACGATTCCTGA
- a CDS encoding NAD(P)H-quinone oxidoreductase: MALPEMMRAIEIAQPGGPEVLRPATRPLPKPGPGEVLIKVAAAGVNRPDVQQRSGNYNPPPGTTDIPGLEVAGTIVEMGEPDGAAELAGLSGDLPDWKVGDAVCALVAGGGYAEYCVAPALQCLPVPKGYSMIEAAAVPETYFTVWTNVFDRGRLKPGEVFLVHGGTSGIGTTAIQLARQFEARVFATAGSDDKCRVCEDLGAERGINYKTEDFAKILKDSCGGADLILDMVGAPYLERNLDALRTEGRLVIIAVLGGAKAEMFIPTLMMKRLTITASTLRPRSVLQKALIGRDLYREVWPLLDARKVQPLIHETMKLEDAAKAHALMESSTHIGKIMLEI, encoded by the coding sequence ATGGCTTTGCCAGAGATGATGCGCGCCATCGAGATCGCGCAGCCCGGCGGCCCGGAAGTGCTGCGCCCGGCGACGCGCCCGCTGCCGAAGCCCGGTCCCGGCGAGGTGCTGATCAAGGTTGCGGCGGCCGGCGTGAACCGCCCGGACGTGCAGCAGCGCAGCGGCAACTACAACCCGCCGCCCGGCACCACCGACATTCCGGGGCTGGAAGTGGCCGGCACCATCGTCGAGATGGGCGAACCTGACGGCGCGGCGGAGCTTGCCGGCCTCTCCGGCGATCTGCCGGACTGGAAGGTCGGCGATGCGGTCTGCGCGCTGGTCGCCGGCGGCGGCTATGCGGAATATTGCGTGGCGCCGGCGCTGCAGTGCCTGCCGGTCCCCAAGGGCTATTCGATGATCGAGGCGGCGGCCGTGCCGGAGACCTATTTCACGGTCTGGACCAACGTGTTCGACCGCGGCCGGCTGAAGCCGGGCGAGGTGTTCCTGGTGCATGGCGGCACCAGCGGCATCGGCACCACGGCGATCCAGCTGGCGCGGCAGTTCGAGGCGCGGGTGTTCGCCACCGCCGGCAGCGACGATAAATGCCGGGTCTGCGAGGACCTCGGGGCCGAGCGCGGCATCAACTACAAGACCGAGGATTTCGCCAAGATCCTGAAGGACAGCTGCGGCGGCGCCGACCTGATCCTCGACATGGTGGGCGCGCCCTATCTGGAGCGGAATCTGGACGCGCTGCGCACCGAGGGACGGCTGGTCATCATCGCCGTGCTGGGTGGCGCCAAGGCGGAGATGTTCATCCCGACGCTGATGATGAAGCGGCTGACCATCACCGCTTCGACCCTGCGGCCGCGCAGCGTCCTGCAGAAGGCGCTGATCGGGCGCGACCTGTACCGCGAGGTCTGGCCGCTGCTGGATGCCCGCAAGGTGCAGCCGCTGATCCACGAGACGATGAAGCTGGAGGATGCCGCGAAGGCGCATGCCCTCATGGAATCCAGCACCCATATCGGGAAAATCATGCTAGAAATCTGA
- a CDS encoding DUF1192 domain-containing protein, whose protein sequence is MEPEDMLPRSMQPQRRNLDPMSVEELEAYIAELEAEIARVRLDIEKKTKHRSSADSLFKR, encoded by the coding sequence ATGGAACCGGAGGATATGCTGCCGCGCAGCATGCAGCCGCAGCGCCGCAACCTCGACCCGATGTCGGTGGAGGAGCTGGAAGCCTACATCGCTGAGCTGGAGGCGGAGATCGCCCGCGTCCGGCTGGATATCGAGAAGAAGACGAAACATCGCAGCAGCGCCGATTCGCTGTTTAAACGCTAA
- a CDS encoding 3-hydroxybutyrate dehydrogenase, which yields MTVKLNGKRAIVTGSTSGIGLGIARALAASGADIMLNGFGDAGEIEALQRGLEQAYGVKVGYSAADMARPDDVVGLIEDAAGLLGGVDILVNNAGIQHTAPVEEFPVERWDAVLAINLSSSFHTIRAALPLMRKGGWGRIVNIASAHGLVASVNKAAYVAAKHGLVGLTKVVALETANDGITCNAICPGWVLTPLVQKQITARAEAGGIPVAEAERNLLGEKQPMHKFTKPEQIGEFTVFLCSDAAATMTGSSYSLDGGWTAQ from the coding sequence GTGACCGTAAAACTGAACGGAAAGCGCGCCATCGTCACCGGATCGACCAGCGGCATCGGCCTCGGCATTGCCCGCGCGCTGGCCGCGTCGGGCGCCGACATCATGCTGAACGGCTTCGGCGATGCCGGCGAGATCGAGGCGTTGCAGCGCGGGCTGGAGCAGGCCTATGGCGTGAAGGTCGGCTACAGCGCCGCAGACATGGCGCGGCCCGACGATGTTGTCGGGCTGATCGAGGATGCGGCCGGGCTGCTGGGCGGCGTCGATATCCTGGTGAACAATGCCGGCATCCAGCACACCGCGCCGGTGGAGGAATTCCCGGTCGAGCGCTGGGACGCGGTACTCGCCATCAACCTGTCCTCCAGCTTTCACACCATCCGCGCGGCGCTGCCGCTGATGCGCAAGGGCGGCTGGGGCCGGATCGTCAATATCGCCTCGGCGCACGGCCTCGTCGCCTCGGTGAACAAGGCGGCCTATGTCGCGGCCAAGCACGGGCTGGTCGGGCTGACCAAGGTGGTGGCGCTGGAGACCGCCAATGATGGCATCACCTGCAACGCGATCTGCCCGGGCTGGGTGCTGACCCCGCTGGTGCAGAAGCAGATCACCGCCCGCGCCGAGGCTGGCGGAATCCCCGTTGCCGAGGCGGAGCGCAACCTGCTGGGCGAGAAGCAGCCGATGCACAAATTCACCAAGCCGGAACAGATCGGCGAGTTCACCGTCTTCCTGTGCTCCGACGCGGCGGCGACCATGACCGGGTCGAGCTACTCGCTGGATGGCGGCTGGACCGCGCAGTAG